From Cellulosimicrobium sp. ES-005, one genomic window encodes:
- a CDS encoding 5-oxoprolinase subunit PxpA, which translates to MTRIDLNADLGEGFGRWTLADDQALLGLVTSANVACGFHAGDPATMRSVTRDAVARGVRVGAHVSYRDLAGFGRRFMEVGPAELADDVLYQLAALDGFARLAGDRVRYVKPHGALYNAIVHHEAQARAVVDAVRAYDPALPVVGLPGSAVLRLADAAGLPTVREAFADRAYLPTGELVPRGLPGAVVHDAEQVARRVVELATSGTVLAADGSPLRVEADSVCVHSDTPGAVGLLGAVRAALQGAGVELRPFADARPGAGEGTAP; encoded by the coding sequence GTGACGCGCATCGACCTCAACGCCGACCTCGGCGAGGGCTTCGGCCGCTGGACCCTCGCCGACGACCAGGCCCTGCTCGGCCTCGTGACCAGCGCGAACGTCGCCTGCGGGTTCCACGCGGGCGACCCGGCGACGATGCGGAGCGTGACGCGGGACGCCGTCGCGCGCGGCGTGCGCGTCGGCGCGCACGTGAGCTACCGCGACCTCGCGGGCTTCGGGCGGCGCTTCATGGAGGTCGGCCCGGCCGAGCTCGCCGACGACGTCCTCTACCAGCTCGCCGCGCTCGACGGCTTCGCGCGGCTCGCGGGGGACCGGGTGCGCTACGTCAAGCCGCACGGGGCGCTCTACAACGCGATCGTCCACCACGAGGCGCAGGCGCGCGCGGTCGTCGACGCCGTCCGCGCCTACGACCCCGCCCTCCCCGTGGTCGGCCTCCCCGGCTCCGCGGTGCTGCGCCTCGCCGACGCGGCCGGGCTCCCCACGGTGCGCGAGGCGTTCGCCGACCGGGCCTACCTCCCCACGGGCGAGCTGGTCCCGCGCGGCCTGCCGGGCGCCGTCGTGCACGACGCCGAGCAGGTCGCCCGGCGCGTCGTCGAGCTCGCCACGTCGGGCACGGTGCTCGCCGCGGACGGCTCGCCCCTGCGCGTGGAGGCCGACTCGGTGTGCGTCCACTCCGACACGCCGGGCGCCGTCGGGCTCCTGGGCGCCGTCCGCGCCGCCCTCCAGGGTGCGGGCGTCGAGCTGCGGCCCTTCGCCGACGCCCGGCCGGGTGCGGGCGAGGGCACCGCGCCGTGA
- a CDS encoding urea amidolyase family protein, whose product MTGAVHGFGETALLVDLPDLAAVRSLHRALAADVPPGVVDVVPAARTVLVRCAARGDVARARAWVLEALLRASSDDEPPAAGPVVEIPVRYDGPDLDDVARWAGVSAEEVVARHSGREYEAAFGGFAPGFTYLVGVDPVIAAPRLATPRTRVPAGSVALAGDLTAVYPGESPGGWRLLGRTAARMFDVDRDPPALVAPGARVRFVPVQGGATPRRPGPSGEPPTAVSASPPEDVPVGTRNGPPPAVPTAPPVETRGEPATAAAGEDRVVAPHGESRAGAGVEVLATGPLVLVEDDGRPGLAAVGVGPSGAADRTSHGLANRLVGNREGAAALEVTLGGLALRFRGRAVVALSGAAVPATVAGVPVGMNAPVRVPDGAVLRLGQAARGLRTYVAVRGGIVADAVLGSRSRDVLSGIGPDPLAPGDVLRVGAPPPGSWLPVDVAPVRHVPGVLRPGERVGAVLEVIPGPRGDWFLPGAWQALRALRTVSADSDRVAIRLGGQAVPRRAGELPSEGLVRGAVQIPPDGRPVVFLADRPVTGGYPVIGVLREEDVDRAAQLRPGDRVVLRGTRGY is encoded by the coding sequence GTGACGGGTGCCGTCCACGGGTTCGGTGAGACCGCGCTGCTCGTCGACCTGCCCGACCTGGCGGCCGTGCGGTCGCTGCACCGGGCGCTCGCGGCCGACGTGCCGCCCGGGGTCGTGGACGTGGTCCCGGCCGCGCGGACCGTCCTGGTCCGGTGCGCGGCGCGCGGTGACGTCGCCCGTGCCCGCGCCTGGGTCTTGGAGGCGCTGCTCCGCGCGTCGTCGGACGACGAGCCTCCGGCCGCCGGTCCCGTGGTGGAGATCCCGGTGCGCTACGACGGCCCCGACCTGGACGACGTCGCCCGCTGGGCGGGGGTGAGCGCCGAGGAGGTCGTCGCCCGGCACTCCGGGCGCGAGTACGAGGCCGCGTTCGGCGGCTTCGCGCCGGGCTTCACGTACCTCGTGGGCGTCGATCCCGTCATCGCGGCGCCGCGCCTCGCGACGCCGCGCACGCGCGTCCCCGCGGGGTCCGTCGCGCTCGCCGGCGACCTCACGGCCGTCTATCCCGGCGAGTCCCCGGGCGGGTGGCGCCTGCTCGGCCGCACCGCCGCACGGATGTTCGACGTCGACCGCGACCCACCCGCGCTCGTCGCACCCGGAGCGCGCGTCCGGTTCGTGCCCGTGCAGGGAGGCGCCACGCCCCGACGCCCAGGGCCGAGCGGCGAGCCGCCGACCGCCGTCTCCGCGTCGCCACCGGAGGACGTGCCGGTCGGGACGCGGAATGGGCCGCCGCCCGCCGTCCCCACGGCGCCACCGGTCGAGACGCGGGGTGAGCCGGCGACCGCGGCCGCGGGGGAGGACCGGGTGGTCGCGCCGCACGGAGAGAGCCGAGCGGGTGCGGGCGTCGAGGTGCTCGCGACGGGTCCCCTCGTCCTGGTCGAGGACGACGGCCGGCCCGGCCTCGCCGCGGTCGGCGTCGGCCCGTCGGGGGCGGCGGACCGGACCTCCCACGGGCTCGCCAACCGCCTCGTCGGCAACCGTGAGGGCGCCGCGGCCCTCGAGGTCACGCTCGGCGGGCTCGCGCTCCGGTTCCGGGGACGCGCGGTCGTCGCGCTCTCCGGAGCGGCGGTCCCGGCGACGGTCGCCGGGGTTCCCGTGGGCATGAACGCGCCCGTGCGGGTGCCCGACGGGGCGGTGCTGCGGCTCGGCCAGGCCGCGCGAGGGCTACGGACCTACGTCGCGGTCCGGGGCGGGATCGTCGCGGACGCGGTGCTCGGCTCGCGGTCCCGCGACGTCCTGTCCGGGATCGGCCCGGACCCGCTCGCCCCGGGGGACGTGCTGCGGGTCGGAGCACCGCCCCCGGGCTCGTGGCTGCCGGTCGACGTAGCGCCGGTGCGGCACGTCCCGGGCGTCCTGCGCCCGGGGGAGCGGGTGGGCGCCGTGCTCGAGGTGATCCCGGGCCCGCGAGGCGACTGGTTCCTCCCCGGGGCGTGGCAGGCGCTGCGGGCGCTGCGGACCGTGAGCGCGGACAGCGACCGCGTCGCGATCCGCCTCGGCGGGCAGGCGGTCCCGCGGCGGGCGGGCGAGCTCCCGTCCGAAGGCCTCGTCCGCGGGGCGGTGCAGATCCCGCCCGACGGCCGGCCGGTCGTGTTCCTGGCGGACCGTCCCGTCACCGGCGGGTACCCCGTCATCGGGGTGCTGCGCGAGGAGGACGTCGACCGCGCGGCGCAGCTCCGTCCGGGCGACCGGGTCGTGCTCCGGGGGACACGGGGGTACTGA
- the gatC gene encoding Asp-tRNA(Asn)/Glu-tRNA(Gln) amidotransferase subunit GatC, which produces MSTISRDEVARVAALARIDLRPEELDRLSGELDVIVDAIAKVSEVATPDVPATSHPLPMTNVFRDDVPEPPLPVEDVLAAAPSAEDGRFAVPQILGEE; this is translated from the coding sequence ATGTCCACCATCTCCCGTGACGAGGTCGCGCGCGTCGCCGCGCTGGCCCGCATCGATCTGCGACCCGAGGAGCTGGACCGGCTCTCCGGCGAGCTCGACGTGATCGTCGACGCTATCGCCAAGGTCAGCGAGGTCGCGACGCCCGACGTCCCCGCGACGAGCCACCCGCTCCCGATGACCAACGTCTTCCGGGACGACGTCCCCGAGCCGCCGCTGCCGGTCGAGGACGTCCTCGCCGCGGCGCCGTCGGCCGAGGACGGGCGCTTCGCCGTCCCGCAGATCCTCGGGGAGGAGTGA
- the gatA gene encoding Asp-tRNA(Asn)/Glu-tRNA(Gln) amidotransferase subunit GatA gives MSEDLTRLSAAELAEGLTARDFSSVEATQAHLDRIAAVDGAVNAFLHVNAEEALATARSVDERRVAGEELHPLAGVPIAVKDVVVTKGMPTTAGSKILEGWVPPYDATLVEKIRAAGLPILGKTNMDEFAMGSSTEHSAFGNTRNPWDLDRIPGGSGGGSAAAVAAFEAPLAIGTDTGGSIRQPGAVTGTVGVKPTYGGVSRYGLIAMASSLDQAGPVTRTVLDSALLHELIGGYDPRDSTSIPGRGPALVDAAVQGATGDLSGVRVGVVKELNGEGYQEGVSARFAQSLDLLRGLGAEIVEVSCPHFEYALGAYYLIMPSEASSNLAKFDGMRFGLRVEPEEGPVTAERVMAATRGAGFGDEVKRRIILGTYALSAGYYDAYYGSAQKVRTLIQRDFAAAFEQADVLVSPTAPTTAFRFGEKLDDPLAMYLNDVATIPANLAGVPGMSVPSGLSDDGLPVGFQILAPAKADDRMYRVGAALESALLTAWGGPLLDRAPALPTATIEKEGQVG, from the coding sequence ATGAGCGAGGACCTGACCAGGCTGTCCGCCGCGGAGCTGGCGGAGGGGCTGACCGCCCGGGACTTCTCGAGCGTCGAGGCGACGCAGGCGCACCTGGACCGGATCGCCGCGGTCGACGGTGCGGTGAACGCGTTCCTGCACGTGAACGCGGAGGAGGCGCTCGCGACGGCGCGCTCCGTCGACGAGCGGCGCGTGGCCGGTGAGGAGCTGCACCCGCTGGCGGGCGTGCCGATCGCCGTGAAGGACGTCGTCGTCACGAAGGGCATGCCCACGACGGCCGGCTCGAAGATCCTCGAGGGGTGGGTGCCGCCGTACGACGCGACGCTTGTCGAGAAGATCCGTGCCGCCGGGCTGCCGATCCTCGGCAAGACGAACATGGACGAGTTCGCGATGGGCTCGTCGACCGAGCACTCGGCCTTCGGCAACACGCGCAACCCGTGGGACCTCGACCGGATCCCCGGTGGTTCGGGTGGCGGTTCCGCGGCGGCGGTCGCCGCGTTCGAGGCGCCGCTCGCGATCGGCACGGACACGGGTGGCTCGATCCGCCAGCCGGGTGCCGTCACCGGCACCGTCGGCGTGAAGCCCACGTACGGCGGCGTCTCGCGCTACGGCCTCATCGCGATGGCGTCGTCGCTGGACCAGGCCGGCCCCGTCACGCGCACCGTGCTCGACTCCGCGCTGCTCCACGAGCTCATCGGCGGCTACGACCCGCGTGACTCGACGTCGATCCCCGGTCGTGGGCCGGCGCTCGTCGACGCCGCGGTCCAGGGTGCGACGGGCGACCTCTCGGGAGTGCGCGTCGGCGTCGTCAAGGAGCTCAACGGCGAGGGCTACCAGGAGGGCGTGAGCGCGCGGTTCGCGCAGTCGCTCGACCTCCTGCGCGGCCTGGGCGCGGAGATCGTCGAGGTGTCCTGCCCGCACTTCGAGTACGCGCTCGGCGCGTACTACCTGATCATGCCGTCGGAGGCGTCGAGCAACCTCGCGAAGTTCGACGGGATGCGCTTCGGCCTGCGCGTGGAGCCCGAGGAGGGCCCCGTGACCGCAGAGCGCGTCATGGCCGCGACGCGCGGCGCCGGGTTCGGCGACGAGGTGAAGCGCCGCATCATCCTCGGCACGTACGCCCTGTCGGCGGGCTACTACGACGCCTACTACGGCAGCGCGCAGAAGGTCCGCACGCTCATCCAGCGCGACTTCGCCGCGGCCTTCGAGCAGGCGGACGTGCTCGTCTCGCCGACGGCGCCGACCACGGCGTTCCGGTTCGGCGAGAAGCTCGACGACCCGCTCGCGATGTACCTCAACGACGTCGCGACCATCCCCGCGAACCTCGCGGGGGTCCCGGGGATGTCGGTGCCGTCGGGCCTGTCGGACGACGGCCTGCCCGTCGGGTTCCAGATCCTCGCGCCGGCCAAGGCGGACGACCGCATGTACCGGGTGGGTGCCGCGCTCGAGTCCGCGCTCCTCACCGCGTGGGGCGGGCCGCTGCTCGACCGTGCTCCGGCGCTGCCCACGGCCACCATCGAGAAGGAAGGCCAGGTCGGATGA